The Lampris incognitus isolate fLamInc1 chromosome 4, fLamInc1.hap2, whole genome shotgun sequence genome segment GCTAtgttatctggatgtatcctatactgctaatatatccataacagtgatttgagccgaagaccaattcccaacgtcttgtcctctttattgtagctctccgactgtcgcagcagtcaacatccggggtatatgagagcctagcttaaccaccactaggtagcgctgttggtctgcTACAATATCACTGTACAACGCTGCACATTACGTGacgtttttttattgtattttacacCAGACGATACAAGGCTGCATATTTGCACGTAGATTAGCCTGCTTAATAAGATAAAATTATGATTAGATTGATATAAAGCACCAGTTATAACAGTACATTAAAAAGCCCTCTTAtttttcacacagccgtctttggcataccactCCCTAACTGTagggtcacaactttgcaggcaaattagcacgcagacttatcctatttaactggaagtcaaataaagcgccatcatttttgcagtggttgagggaggtgctgtcctttctacctttagaaaagctccgatataaaatatgtaaaacccgcaaaaactttactttgacctggagtcctttcatagactttattgaagggtttcccttttattgaatgtactttttatttacctggttgtaacgaaaatacttatagatatatgtgtacaactttatattttcttcaaatatatggttattatgtggaattggaataagaaatccctgcgtagtcctttttttttttgagccttgggggggaggggggattcctgcatgtttatttttgttgttgttgttgttgttcgtgtgctttgtatacctgttccaaaaaaacttgaaaattggaaaataaagtttatagAAAAAAATTTCTTCATACACAAGCAGAAATGTTCTACTCCCAACTAGAACCTCTCTGAAGTTCTACTAGATTAGTAGAAGACAACAAGAGTACAACACTGCTAAACTACTACGACAACATCTTTAAATAATCCGCTGACATTCTGTGACTTAATGCTTCTTTATTCTTATATTTCCAATTTTAATGCAATTgggtttttttaaatttcattattTTCTATTCAGTTTATGTATTTTTCATTTTGAAGAACATTGTTGTATTTGAAATGGGGAGTGTGTTTTGTTCACTGTCagtttctgttttctgtttgaAGTTGTGTGTACATTGCCGTTATGTTGATtcctgtatgtgtattttttgcaattaaagaaaaaaaatatgtaaaaaaaagccCTCTTATCACAGTCTTCCATACCTAAACCctgtcctttttttccttttgcagATGTACTGTCCATTCTGTGGATCTGCACTTACAGCTTTCCCTGCCTTTTGCTGTGCATGTGGCAAAAACATAACTTTTTTAAAGCATGTCAATGAGGAGACACCTGCCACTCGTGCACAAGTTGATGTTGCACAACCTAGCACCAGTGCAGGTAAACAGTAAAAAAAACGTCACGTAATGTGCAGCGTTGTACAGTGATATAAACATAGTATATAAATATAATCAACTAAAAGTCACATTACCGTTCCCGCTGAATGTTGAAACAGTCAGCTGTTCCAGAGAcggctgttctgtctctctccatcccgtgTGTCTTTCCATTGAGCTGTTACGCTGAGAGCGCCCCCTGCAGGTTTGGAGCGTTATGAAGCGTTTTTCTTTTGAAGATCGTTCTTGGTTTGTATCGTTTCTTGGTTTGTATCGTTTTGTGCTTTGCATCGTTTCTCTATTTGCAGTGCGTTTGATGATGCtgcatttgtctttgttttttgcagCACCTTTTTTCATTTGCACCACGTTCCTCTTTTTGTACCTCGTTTAGACTTGTGTTTTGAGTTTGTGAATTTGAATCGTTTCTGTACTTGAAGCTGTTTTCCTTAACTGAGACGCATTATGCCGTTGCAGTGCGTTTGGCCCTTGTCGGCCACCGTAGGTTACTCCAGGAAACGCATTTATTAGATCAGGAGGCAAGAAAACTACGTACTGGGTGGGTGGGATATGTGTCTGTAGCGTGTGGATCTAGCTGCAATAGGGGGGTGGCTATACTGATTAATAAGCATCTCCAATATAAATGCATTAAGGAGACCACAGATGATTCAGGGAGGATCTTAGTAGTTCTAGCTGAAATACAGGGCCACTCAGTTATTCTAGCTAATGCGTACGTGACCCATCCTTTACTGGTAGGTTGGAGTGTAAattgagggagatgggagaccaCCCAGTCATCAcggggggagattttaatcagGTGTGGGATCCTGTTCTGGATCGTCAGCCTTCAAGGCCCCAACCCCATAGGTTAGTGAGTGTATTGAATGGATATGTGCAAGGATCTGGGCCTGGTGGATGTATGGCGCCTACATAATCCAACTTCCAAAGAATATACATACTACTTCCCACCTCATGGCACACTCTCTAGGATTGATTACCTCTTTATCTCAGACTCCACTGTATCCTCTGCAATATCCTCTAGTATTGGTAGTATTCACATTTCAGACCACGCTCACGTAATGGTCAGCATTCTCCCCTTTAACAAGTTGAATAGGACTCCAAGATGTAGGATGAATTCAAGCGTTCTACTGGATGCTGGCATCAGAGAATCCTTAAAAGCCCAAATAAACCTCTATAAGGAAAGTAATCTACTAACATCCCCATCAATGGGAACAGCATGGGAAGCCATGAAAGCCTTCCCAAGAGGACATGTCATTCAACATGCCTCttttaagaaaaaacggaatatgGCTAAACAAATTGAATTAGAAAAACAAATTGAGACAGCTGAGACCGCCTATATACAAAACATGACGCCTACTAATTTAACCTCACTTACATGTCTTAAATATCAATTTAACTCCATTCTCACTGAGAAAGCAGAGTTTGCCCTATTCAGAGCCAGGCAAAAACAATTTGAAGAGGGAGACAAAGCAGGGAGAATGCTGGCCAGATACATAAAGCAGAAGGAGACAATGAGTGCCATACCAGCGATTAGAGATCGGGGGGGACCCTATTATCAGACTCCTCAGATATCAATGCAGAGTTTAGACAGTACACCAGCCTGTATACTTCTGAATTGCAGGCGAACAGTGAGGAAATCCGAACCTTCCTTGGTAGTCTAAACCTCCCCACTCTGTCTGATGAGCAGCGTGAGTTATTAGATGAGCCCATCACTGTTGAGGAGATAGTAGAGGTCATTAGAAGCCTACCATCAGGTAAAGCCCCTGGCCTTGACGGCTTCACAGCTGAATTCTACAAGTGCTATGCACTGGAGTTAGCCGCCATGCTATTAGATATGTACACAGAGGCGTTTCAAAATGGCTCCCTTCCCCCCTCCCTGATGGAAGCAGTTATTActgtaattttaaaaaatggTAAAGATCCAGTAGATTGTAAAAGCTACAGGCCCATCTCATTGCTTTGCTACGATGAAAAGGTGCTATCGAAACTGCTAGCCAACAGACTCAACAAAGTCATCACTACCCTGATCCACCCTGATCAGGTGGGCTTTATCCCCAAACATAACTATGCTGACAACATCAGACGCCTGATAGACATTATGTGGGCCACTCGTGATGCGAACTCCCCCTCAGCAGCCATATCTCTGGATGCAGAGAAGGCGTTCGACAGGGTTGAGTGGCTTTACCTATTCCTCACCCTGGAGTCATTTGGTTTTAGCAATACATTCATCACCTGGATACAACTCCTGTACACACATCCCAAAGCTGCTGTGCAAACTAATGGCCTGATCTCACCCTGGTTTGAGCTAGGTAGGGGGACCAGGCAGGGCGACAGCATCTCTCCGGGCCTATTTGCACTTGCTCTGGAACCACTGGCGGCGGCCATTCGATTAGAACCAGCATTCCCAGGGATACAAATTGGTCAATCAATACACAAGCTGATGCTTTACGCGGATGACATCCTAGTTCTAGTCTCAGACCCTGAGCGCTCCCTTCCTGCACTGCTTACAATTATAGACAGATTCTCTCATTTATCAGGTTACAAAGTTAATTGGCAAAAATCAGAAGCCCTCCCCTTAACCTCGTACTGCCCCAAGACCTTGTTCCAGGGAGGTAAATTCTCCTGGCCCAGCaatggcattaaatacctgggtGTGACTTTCCCCCCTAAATTAGATGATCTTGTGAAGGTCAACATCAAACCTCTACTGAGTCAATTTAGTGCAGACATTGAAAGGtggactcctctttacttgtcactatgggggaaagctaatgttttgaaaatgacctgtacaccgaagttcaattacattctccaagcactcccagtgagaattccgcttaaatatttcaaacaatttgacaAGCTATGTAGCAGATTCCTCTGGGATGGTAAACACCCCCGACTTAATTTGAAAAAACTACAAAGGCCAGTGGACCAGGGTGGGCTGGGTATCCCAAACTTACTGTTATACTACCAAGCATTTGGTCTCAGGCATCTTGCCCACTGGACTTTACCTCCCAAGCGCGCCCCCCCTGGCTTGGCATCGAAAGTACActttgtgatgctctccctccctTCCATCTTATAACCGCTGCACTGCCTACAGAAGCTATGACCCATCCGATAGTTGTCAACACTCAATGGATTTGGAAACAAATATCAATTAGATTCAAATTCAATCCCCGCCTGAATTTAGCAGCCAGTATCTGGTTGAATCCCAAGTTGAAGATtgacaaaaaaacatttatttggaCACAATGGGCAGGCAAAGGAATATTGGTTATAGGAGATTTATATGATGAAGGTGGTACGATGAAATCATTCACGGCGCTTGTGCAACAGTACGGCCTCCCCCAACAGCAGTTCTGGAGATATCTTCAACTAAGACACCTCTTGTCTCAAACTTTCGGGTCTATCTCCACAACCCCGCCTAGTTCAGATGTACTGTCGGATATAGTTAAGGTGTTTGGCACAGGCCATGAAGCTTCAAAATATTACTTGATGTTGACTAAACACTCTGATGGTTTGGGATCCAATTTAAAGTTAATTTGGGAGATCGATCTTAATCTTACCTTTACTAGTCAGGAGTGGGAAAACATTTTAAGGAATTATAAGAAAACATCATGGGAACTCAGGACAAGATTAGTACAGTTCAAAATAATTAACAGGGTATACTGGACCCCCTCAAGGTTATACAGGGCAAAACTAAGAGACAGCCCTGACTGCTGGAGGTGTGGGGAGGGCCCGGGTACGCTTATCCACATGCTGTGGTCTTGCCGTGTTGCACAAGAATTCTGGACAGCTATATATGAGAATATCAAACTCATGCTAACAAAAGAAATCCCATTTTCTCCAAGCCTCTTTGTTCTGGGAGACCCTACTCCTTTAAAAGCCCTTCCACGAGCATGGGCAGAGTGGGTCCAGACAGCCCTGATGTTGGGTAGAAAGCTCATGgtaacagagtggaggtcggccacCCTACCTCACACCAATGTATGGTTCTCCCATCTGGGAATTGTGGCAGCACACGAGCGACTCTCCTTTAGACTCTTCAACCAGGTGGAAAAATACAAGGCCAAGTGGACGCACGATATTTCTTTCATTAGAGGCCCCGTGTAATCTGTGACAACTAATCTATATAATAGACTACTCTATCtgccaactatgtttttattttgtttttttttgtttttgtttttttaattttctatctgctgttcctattgtcttgtatactgttaagactcgtcttatgatcacccttaatccaaatgtgtctgactcttgatattgtctagtaggccctgttaaattgttccttccatctctgtaatccatgtgtgatgtcatggcctgtatttgtgttaaaggaaaataaaaactactgatcattaaaaaaaaaacgaaagagaaagaaaaactgTTATTTGCAACTGTTATATACAAATTTTGGCGATATACCAGGGTTATTGTGTGATTTGAAGTCTACATATATTTTTGAAATTTTCTGcgaagctttgtgtgtgtgtgtgccaacatTTGTGCTCCAAATGCAATATTAGTGATGTGTAATCTATTTACGGTAACTGTGATGTTTAGTAAAGTGAAGTCATTGTGAAACTTGGAGTGCGCTTTCCTCtgttacgcacacacacacacacacacacacacacacacacacacacacacatacacacacacacacacacacattccaactgaagaacacacattcacacatgtcTTCGGTTTGTTTTCTCCTCATCTAACTGCTTGATTTATTGCTCTGATATCAGGCTCAAAGGTCCACTGTCAGTAGGTCAGAGACAGATAGAGTTGAACTCTAGCGTGTAAAATGAAAGCAGACTCAGTTTGAAGTTGAGCTCCCAAGAGGGTCTGGCCACCCGACCACCATGACGCAGTGCAGCCTGGAGGCACCCTACGCTGAGGACTTTATGAGAGGTAACATTTGAGGGTTATATAAAGGTTATGTTCAGCTCAAGGGAATTCTGGTTCCTGTCCTCCTCTGTTGTAGTCTGCTTGTAGTCCAGATGAGGTGTCCTGAGGTCAAATAGTCTCACACAGCAAATTGTAAAAAGACACACAGCTCTGGGTTTGGAAAAGAATGGCAATGTATTGACCTTTTGTAGCTGGAGGTTATGATGGTTGTGTAATATTAGGTGCACTTATGTATGCAGGAGTCActgagtgcatgtgtgtattgtgtgtaagcAGCTCATGGGTTTGTGCTAGTGGGTACCTGATATGAATAATAATCTGAGTCaggatgggttttttttccagtcAAGTAAATTTGAAGGAAGTTCGCTAAAAGCTTAAATCCTGAAAATATAaaacatgcaacaacaaaaaaccaagGGTTTCCCGCAGCACTTTGTAGTTAAGTGGGCCGGCTTAACATTTCAGCCACCTTGATAAAGAGATTGCACAAAAATAACTTTTGATTTTGCTGATGAATTTCATTTGAACCAAAATTCCACCAAGTTCTGTCGTCTCGTAATTACAACATTGATTGGAGTATGTGGATGAATGAGACCATCTCGGAGAAAACATTTCAAGCCTAAGATTACATGTATTTACATGCGAGTTAAAAATTTTATTTTGATCTGACGAAGATAATTCATTGTTGCAGCTGCCATGTGAACACATTAATCAAACTCTCATAATCAAATTAAGGTCTGAATCGATGCAAGCATAAGGCAACTAACAGAGCTAGAGTTTTCCCCAGTCTTTTTATTTACTGAGGGGTTTTTTTGTGCACCTTAATTAAAGTTCTTCCAGAGAATCAGTTGGATGCATACACCAAAAAGTTAGGGATTTCCCCCAGAATTCCTGCTAATAGCATCTGAAATGGAAATGATAGACGGGACAACATAGTGACCAAGCAATAGTAAACAACTGCATTTCTGGAGTGAGACTGAAACAACAAGGAAAGCTAACGTCCTAAATTATTGgaaaggcaaaaaaacaaaaacagaacgaGACCTTTTCTGAAAATGTTTGAACACAATGTTGTGGGTTGCACACAACGTGACCATTCCCTAATTCAACTATCCAATGAGTCTGATAAACCTGGAAGATGTCATAAAAGAGATTGCAAACATGTTTCTGTGGTTAGAGCGCCTGGTGGTTACACAACATTAATAGTTAAAACCAAGGCTCAACCGTATTTCTTTGGGAGTGGGAGTGGTAAAATTTAGTAGGCTAATGACTGTTTGATTGTAAACTGATCTCTGGGATTTGAAGTAGTCATATCACCAAGTGCATTGACTGGAATCACCCCAGGTGTTGGAAGGTTGCTGTCAGTTAAAGCAACAAACTTCAAGATTGTTGCTTTAATGGGCTGCACACGTGAAATAGCACATAATACATCATAGTATATTGTATCATATATTTTCTTAGATGAACAGGCAAAAGAATTCAAGAACTTCAGGGAAAAATATggtcagaggcagacagacagacccataTATGTGTCTTTCACAGGGTTGAGCCCCGTGACGCTGGGCTTCTTTGCCCTCTTCCTGCTTTTGTCCCTGTCCACCTGTGGGCTCTTCATGGAGCTCTGGGTCTATCTGAGCAGAAACATCAGCTGCACCCTCATCAAAGACCGCTGTCTCATAATCCTCGGCCTCTTCCCGGTGAGTTTTTCACATCCCCATGTGCTGAGTGGGGAAAACAAGAACAGATTTAACTCTGAGATGGACAACGTCACAGCCCGCACAACCGTTTGATATTTCACCTTTCATTAGGAATGTGCTTACCTTTTAAAGGAGGTTTAATTGATGTTCTAGGAATATGAAACATCCAGATGAAGGTTTTTGTACCTTTAACTCGGTCTTAACGGTGTCACTTGACTCCTGAACTTGTACAGCTCTTTTCTTTTTAGATATTAAATGTCTTTATGTAAAGGTAGTAGTATCTGATCGGCTGTTCAGATTCATCCAATTTGTTTTTTCTCATGGCAATCAAAATCAGCTGTccctttatgatttttttttcatgtgtcgACTACGCTCATCGACTGTGCTGAATGTTGAATACCATTTATTTCAAAGTGTAAATTAAATTTAGAagaaaggggtgtccgggtggcgaggtggtctattccattgcctaccaacatggggatcgccggttcaaatccccatgctacctccggcttggtcaggcgtccctacagacacaattggccatgtctgcgggagggaagccggatgtgggtacgtgtcctggtcgctgcactagtgcctcctctggtcgttcggggcgcccgttcacgggggagggggaactggggggggaatggcgtgatcctcccacgtgctacatccccctggtgaaactcctcactgtcaggtgaaaataagcggctggcgactccacatgtatcggaggagggacgtggtagtctgcagctctccccggatcggcagagggggtggagcagtgaccgggacggctcggaagagtggggtaattggccggatacaattggggggaaaagggagggggaaagttaaaaaaatacatttttaaataGAAGAAAGTGGGATTCAACATTTTAGGCAAAAGAGCAAAAGTTGTTTTGTGGGGAAAATCTCAAGAGTAATTTAAAGCTGCTATGAAGTTCGGGTTTTTGGTGGCGTTGCGTGCCCCTGTGGACAAGAGCGGTAGTGTTTTGCGGAAGTACAACTTCATTTCCCCTAAGCACTACCGTAGctcgtgcatttgttttgaagaaaaGAGCGAAGAATGTTTGGAATGTCTGTTTTTGGAAAAATAGCTGTTTGGAAGCTAAACGTGTGTGTatgaataataatttaaaaactcCTCTTAGCAAATTTAAGAGAAAGTTGAGAGAATGCTGTTGCATGAAGCACACTGTCTGTCAGGTGAGCAGAGTAGAAAAGTTATTTGCATTTGAAATGTATTCTACTGTTATTCTTACCATATGGATGACTACATACGTACTTGTGGCTTTAaaagccactgtgtgtgtgtgtgggggggggggggtctgtttgtGTTGTGATGATTATACTATATTTATGACTCTCTCAGGTTATCACCATTGCGGCACAGCTGGGCATGACTGTTCCCCGGGCCGCCGCCCTGGTAGACCTCATAACCTCAGTGTGAGTGCTTTCCTTCAGGCTGCTCAGATCATCCATCTCCCCTTAACCCGGCAGCCTTCGTTTTCATTTAGCGCAGGAAAGAATACCACCAGCATGCATTCAATTATGGGTTACTGTTTCACTAATGTGAAAGCGGTGTTGCAAATTACGTTGCCATAGACAAGTCACAGAATATGACAAAAAATTAAATGTACAGAAAGTAGATACAATATCGTTgctgtcattaaaaaaaaaccataatACACCATTATTAGAAGCTCTGTCCAATGGTGTTTGAGTCTATAATGTATATGCTGTCAATCGAACCCTGACCTCTTATTTTGTTTAGGCATGTTTATGGATAATCCAACAAGACTAAACACCATTTTTAAGTATCGGTAATATGATCTGATTTTACAATAGCTAATAGATTACAGTTACACTTTTATCACTCTAATTTTGATTTTTACATGTAATCTGCTGTTTCAACTTTGAAGGGTTTGTGTGCATATGAATTGATGTGACAGCTTTTCATCTCCAGGTGTTGATATTTGTGCGATAAAGTTTACTCAGTACACCCATGGCAACATTTCAGGCCGATGTTCAAGACTCGCTCCTTTCTTGATGCGGAAAATTCTGGGCGTCAGTTAAATATTTCACATTTCTGAAGTATGGCTATACTGTTTGTCTGCAGGTACACTGGGGCAGCCCTTTTTGCTTTCTTCCACCTGACCGTAGCCTACCTGGGAGGCGAGGAGGAGATGCTGGACAGGATACAGACTGTGGACTCAGATCTGAGTGTCgggccctgctgctgctgcttcctcTGTCTGCCAAGAATCAGGATTAACCGGTAACTTGGCTTCAAAGAAGGTTCACACTGCAGCACTTATATCATTACGTTTTTACAAAACAAACATTTTTAATTTGCAGGAGAATCTACACTGTCTTCCGTATTGGTATCTCTCAGACCATATTTCTGCTACCCATAATGAACTTCATCATTGCAGTTTTGTGGACGGATGGAAAATATTTCAAAGAAAAGGTATGACTTAGCTTATGGCTTGTGAGTACAGCCCGCATTTGTGTTAGATTACCATGGGTGCTATATTAACACTACCTACAGTGTTACTGATCAGGAGCTGGATTCGACCAGATGAGACTTCTGTGATTCCGTGGTGAATTGATTTGCTAAAGTGGGTAAAACAATTTCCAGAAGAAAGTAGAGATGAATATAAAAATAAGTGTTGCAAAAGGCTACATGACGTAACATTAGAAATTAGAAAAGAAGATAATAGTTGACAACATACTAGATGACAACATGTAGCCTATGGTTGGTAAATGTAATATGATTATCCTGACATCACAATGCGAGAACATGTTGCAGATGAGGGAGGTTAAACGTTGACCTGAAAATGACAGTGCAACAACACCAGACCAAGACTGCAGAGTAGGGCTGTCACGACATCAAACTTTCGCTACACGGTTATCATGGCCTAAAGAATCCATGATAACAATATTATCACGATATCTGtggaaatttggggggggggatgctatcagtcaaattcatctttaactttgtttattgtgtgttttttgtttttttggcaaattaattacactcaaaatacgagtgtagggaggtggagagagagtatgtaaccataactgtacaaaagcatacaaaaagaacaattatacttaatggatagtgaaaaggcaaccaggTGAGCTGATaaacaaaagatccacaaggcctaaCATCTGCATCAATACAATGTCAACTGAAACAAAACCACTTGCAGGGAGCAGGggacagagagtttgtgtgtgagaccaccggctgacaactaaccactctgatatactgtCATTTactgtccactgaccatgtctttacatcattttttttcctctcatcatttttcatgacatgattttgtgtggctgtagtagccacacactgtggtcGTAGCTAGCTAACTAGTTACTGCATCACGTCAGGTGTGTGTGTTCGGGGGCAAAGCGAAAACGGAAAGAAAGAAACGGAAATGATTTAAGAGGTGCTGGATTATTTACACGATATCATAATATGTGTATTATTGACGTAATATcaatattttatttttaaaatacTATGGTTATCGTCAATAGTGGTATATCGCAACCTCCCGACTGCAGAGTAGAGTCTCTATTGAGTAGAGAGTATAGTGAAATAAAAGTGAATGAAAAATGTATAGGATAGTATCTAGCAGTAGTACAGTAACACTTATAAGATGTAAATACTGAAATAGAATGTAAAAAAATCATGTCACATGATATTGGTGATATCATGATGATATgagggtggtggttgaagtgagtgtcCCCCCTTTGATGTGAAGTGcttcgggtgtctagaaaagcgctatataaatgtaattaataataataataattattattattatatggaaTATGGTGGATTATCACATAGTATGTTAATAAATTACCAATTAAGATTATAATATGAGGTACTATTTCAATATATGTATAGTTTATGAAATAATCTAATTTTGTATACGAAGATACAATAATGGACATCAGAAAACAGTAAAAACTATGAAATGTTGGAACCTTTTAAGACAGAATTTGGACATCAATATGAAGGAAAACTACAATAAATCTCATATACTGTATGATACTGTATGATCTTATTGCAAATATGCAAGGTGTGCATATGAGAATCATATTCGTATATCGGCAAATTCATAAGATAAGACTTCGAGCATTCAACAATTTTTTCGCCCATTGTGTTCTTTTTGGCAGGGGGATACCCGCAGCCCTGTCTTTTACCTGGGGATCGTGATGATGATCTCTACcctcctgtctctctttgtcttcaACATCATGATAAAAACGGGACTAAAGATTGCAGAGCAGAGATACAGGCTGCTGCCCAAATACAGCATTGTTATGATTGCTGTGGTGATTAACAGCCTGCAGCCGCTGCTGATAGAAGTGCTGACAGCCTACAATGTAATTCCCAGTACAGAGGAGTTTCACTGGCATGGCAGAGCCTCAGGTACCTATTCGGAttcataatgagagagagagagagagagagagagagagagagag includes the following:
- the LOC130111929 gene encoding organic solute transporter subunit alpha-like — protein: MTQCSLEAPYAEDFMRGLSPVTLGFFALFLLLSLSTCGLFMELWVYLSRNISCTLIKDRCLIILGLFPVITIAAQLGMTVPRAAALVDLITSVYTGAALFAFFHLTVAYLGGEEEMLDRIQTVDSDLSVGPCCCCFLCLPRIRINRRIYTVFRIGISQTIFLLPIMNFIIAVLWTDGKYFKEKGDTRSPVFYLGIVMMISTLLSLFVFNIMIKTGLKIAEQRYRLLPKYSIVMIAVVINSLQPLLIEVLTAYNVIPSTEEFHWHGRASEFNHMLKVVEAFILMLLSRRFYRKPYPPSETEALSFVNTVRCTP